One Halostella limicola genomic window carries:
- a CDS encoding DUF7331 family protein: MNEPIAETTDRSMPDRPDLDQYVSYSDDGDTVICDRENPSAWVRSDDLRPVER, encoded by the coding sequence ATGAACGAACCTATCGCCGAGACCACCGACCGTTCGATGCCCGACCGGCCCGACCTCGACCAGTACGTCAGTTACTCGGACGACGGCGACACCGTCATCTGCGACCGGGAGAACCCGAGCGCCTGGGTCAGGTCGGACGATCTTCGGCCGGTCGAAC